A portion of the Thermococcus sp. EP1 genome contains these proteins:
- the nikR gene encoding nickel-responsive transcriptional regulator NikR, giving the protein MKIIRFGVSMPEDLLGKFDAIIEEKGYANRSEAIRDLVRDFIVRHEWEEGNKEVAGTITIVYNHDEADVVKELLEMQHDYVNEIISSLHVHMDEHNCLEVIVVKGEASRVKKIAERLISLKGVKHGKLVMTTTGKELV; this is encoded by the coding sequence ATGAAAATAATCCGCTTTGGAGTTTCAATGCCTGAGGATTTGCTTGGAAAATTTGATGCAATAATAGAGGAAAAAGGTTATGCAAATAGAAGTGAGGCTATAAGAGATTTGGTTAGAGACTTTATAGTGAGGCACGAGTGGGAAGAAGGGAATAAAGAAGTGGCAGGCACTATAACAATAGTCTACAACCATGATGAGGCCGATGTGGTGAAGGAGCTTCTTGAGATGCAACATGACTACGTGAATGAGATCATTTCAAGTCTTCATGTTCACATGGATGAGCACAACTGTCTTGAAGTGATAGTGGTGAAGGGCGAGGCCAGTAGAGTGAAAAAGATAGCGGAACGATTGATAAGTTTAAAGGGAGTAAAACACGGAAAGCTGGTAATGACTACTACAGGCAAGGAACTGGTATGA
- a CDS encoding flavoprotein translates to MVAALKIAWGISGAGHLLLESVDVLEHLKDHHELKVFLSSAGEEVARIYGILERIGNFPVVRESKQGHAFPSCGSFNLGKFDVFVISPATSNTVAKIRLGIADSLLSCCASQALKSKVPLIMVPTDSKPVVETKAPNGKVFKIYPRKVDLEHIKALKEEGVIILEHPYEVENILERFL, encoded by the coding sequence ATGGTGGCGGCGTTGAAAATCGCATGGGGGATCAGTGGTGCAGGACATTTGCTCCTGGAAAGTGTTGATGTACTGGAACACTTAAAGGATCACCATGAGCTTAAAGTGTTCCTTTCTTCAGCGGGCGAAGAAGTAGCCAGGATTTATGGGATTCTTGAAAGAATAGGTAATTTTCCCGTTGTAAGGGAGTCGAAACAAGGACATGCATTTCCATCATGCGGTTCTTTCAATTTAGGTAAGTTTGACGTTTTTGTAATCTCCCCAGCAACATCGAATACGGTGGCCAAAATAAGACTTGGAATTGCAGATTCTCTTCTTTCATGCTGTGCTTCACAGGCCTTAAAAAGCAAAGTTCCTTTGATAATGGTTCCCACAGACTCAAAACCTGTTGTCGAGACAAAGGCACCTAATGGTAAAGTTTTCAAAATATATCCGAGGAAAGTTGATCTTGAGCATATTAAGGCCTTGAAAGAGGAAGGAGTGATAATATTAGAGCATCCCTACGAAGTAGAGAATATTTTGGAACGATTTCTGTGA
- a CDS encoding HAD family hydrolase, with the protein MEIPNYGRIMAKTVIFDLNGTLGVEGKVKADVKELLKELSEKYEIVVLSSDTFGTLKDEFNELDIKIERVKDGNEKLQKALEYEPYIGVGNGNNDVRMLENAELAICVIGEEGASVEALLASDIVVKDIKNAINLLLNEKRLIATLRG; encoded by the coding sequence ATGGAGATCCCGAACTATGGGAGGATAATGGCAAAGACAGTCATATTTGATTTGAATGGAACATTAGGAGTTGAAGGAAAAGTAAAAGCAGACGTTAAAGAACTCTTAAAAGAACTTAGTGAAAAATATGAAATCGTGGTATTAAGCTCCGATACATTCGGAACCTTGAAAGATGAATTCAACGAACTTGATATAAAGATAGAAAGGGTCAAAGATGGCAACGAAAAGCTTCAGAAGGCCCTTGAATATGAGCCTTACATTGGTGTAGGCAATGGAAACAACGACGTTAGAATGCTTGAAAACGCTGAACTTGCTATTTGTGTAATAGGAGAAGAAGGAGCAAGTGTTGAGGCTTTGCTGGCCAGTGATATCGTGGTTAAAGACATTAAAAATGCGATCAATCTGCTGTTAAATGAAAAAAGACTAATAGCAACTCTTAGAGGTTAA
- a CDS encoding ATP-binding protein — MGALPMLFDPRPKEKREDIFDREQEIEMIKNSAKEYPITLILGIRRVGKSSLLKVVLNELESGIYIDVRKLHFDSGGWITNESLLKAFENGLNSLSHPIKREVFQYLKRVKGVSIAGLQLNFEPEVSLSEILEALNKRSRIIIAFDEAQYLRFYGRRGGKEFLTLVAYAYDNLPNISFIFTGSEIGLLHDLIGVSDYESPLYGRIYNEITISPFSRELSIEFLRQGFVEAGIKIREEEVEHAAELLGGIPGWLVEFGYNYIKTKSFENAIKGVMRKAEKFLEGELRELEKRSPRYILVLRAISMGFDRWTLIKEFLESRSGKIPNSRLAAILEALQKMSWINAEYRDGEKRYKIIDPVIERVIKERFNL, encoded by the coding sequence ATGGGGGCATTACCTATGTTGTTTGACCCAAGACCAAAGGAAAAGAGGGAAGACATATTCGATAGGGAACAAGAGATAGAAATGATAAAGAATTCTGCTAAGGAATATCCGATTACCCTTATTCTGGGAATAAGACGGGTAGGAAAATCCTCTTTACTCAAAGTTGTGCTGAATGAGTTGGAAAGCGGTATATACATAGATGTAAGGAAGCTTCATTTTGATTCCGGAGGGTGGATAACAAATGAGTCTCTGCTGAAGGCCTTTGAAAATGGATTAAACTCCCTTAGCCATCCCATAAAAAGGGAAGTCTTTCAGTACCTGAAAAGAGTGAAGGGAGTATCAATTGCAGGACTTCAATTGAACTTTGAACCTGAAGTCTCACTCTCGGAGATTTTGGAGGCATTAAATAAGCGTAGTAGGATTATTATAGCCTTCGATGAGGCCCAATATTTGAGGTTCTACGGACGGAGAGGAGGAAAAGAGTTCTTAACCCTCGTGGCCTACGCATATGACAATCTGCCAAATATAAGTTTTATCTTCACAGGTTCTGAAATAGGACTTTTGCATGATCTTATTGGCGTTTCAGATTATGAATCTCCACTGTATGGTAGGATATATAATGAGATTACTATCTCTCCCTTTTCCAGAGAACTCTCAATTGAATTCTTGAGACAGGGATTTGTTGAGGCAGGAATAAAAATAAGGGAAGAAGAAGTAGAACATGCTGCAGAACTTTTAGGTGGAATTCCAGGCTGGTTAGTAGAGTTTGGATACAATTACATAAAAACGAAAAGTTTTGAAAATGCTATAAAAGGGGTAATGAGAAAAGCAGAAAAATTCCTCGAAGGTGAGTTAAGAGAACTTGAAAAGCGGAGTCCTAGGTATATCTTGGTGTTAAGAGCTATTTCAATGGGATTTGATAGATGGACACTCATAAAAGAATTCTTGGAATCTAGGAGTGGTAAAATACCAAATTCACGATTGGCTGCTATCTTAGAGGCTCTTCAAAAGATGAGTTGGATTAATGCAGAATATAGAGATGGGGAAAAAAGGTATAAAATAATTGATCCAGTTATTGAGAGGGTTATTAAAGAGCGTTTTAACCTCTAA
- a CDS encoding type II toxin-antitoxin system VapC family toxin, with protein sequence MLIIDAAIFIQGIDVEGITTPKVIEEVKDPESRLLLESLISAGKVRVMVPSKDSIEKIKEKAIETGELGELSDADIEILALAYELKGELFTDDYNLQNIATLLGLKFRTLKKGIRRVIKWRYVCVGCGKKFETRPLDDVCPDCGSKVRLLPKKKRKRRQRS encoded by the coding sequence ATGTTGATTATAGATGCAGCCATATTTATCCAGGGTATTGATGTAGAGGGCATTACAACTCCAAAAGTAATTGAGGAGGTTAAAGACCCAGAATCGAGACTTTTACTGGAAAGTCTTATTAGTGCAGGCAAAGTTAGAGTTATGGTGCCCTCAAAGGATAGCATTGAAAAAATTAAAGAAAAGGCTATTGAAACTGGTGAACTTGGAGAATTAAGTGATGCTGATATTGAAATACTGGCTCTAGCCTATGAACTTAAAGGAGAACTTTTTACTGATGATTATAACCTTCAGAACATTGCCACTCTTCTAGGGCTTAAGTTTAGGACTTTAAAAAAAGGTATAAGAAGAGTGATAAAGTGGCGTTATGTCTGCGTAGGGTGTGGGAAAAAGTTTGAAACTCGGCCTCTTGATGATGTTTGTCCTGATTGTGGGAGCAAGGTTAGGCTTCTTCCCAAAAAGAAGAGGAAAAGGCGTCAGCGCTCATAG
- a CDS encoding LamB/YcsF family protein, which produces MKIDLNSDLGESFGRYKLGLDEEVMKYITSANIACGWHAGDPLVMRNTVRLAKDMNVEVGAHPGYPDLMGFGRRYMGITREEARNYILYQIGALYAFVKAEGLTLQHVKPHGALYNALVRDEELTRGVLEGIADFDKNIIFVGLSMSKPLEIAEEMGLKVAHEVFADRAYNPDGTLVSRRKPGAIIHNKEEIAERVISMVKDGGVKAINGEWVELKADTICVHGDNPKAVEITAYIRKRLEEEGIKIVAMKELIR; this is translated from the coding sequence ATGAAAATTGACCTTAATTCAGATCTTGGGGAAAGTTTTGGAAGGTATAAGCTAGGTCTCGATGAAGAGGTTATGAAGTACATAACCTCAGCCAACATTGCCTGCGGATGGCACGCAGGAGATCCCCTAGTAATGAGGAATACTGTGAGACTCGCAAAAGACATGAATGTTGAAGTTGGCGCTCATCCAGGATATCCTGATCTTATGGGATTTGGAAGAAGATATATGGGCATTACAAGAGAAGAGGCCAGAAACTATATCCTGTATCAGATTGGGGCCTTATACGCATTTGTGAAAGCTGAAGGATTAACATTACAGCATGTCAAACCACATGGAGCTCTTTATAATGCTCTCGTTAGAGATGAAGAACTTACAAGAGGTGTTCTTGAAGGAATAGCTGATTTTGATAAAAACATAATCTTTGTCGGGCTTTCTATGTCAAAACCCTTAGAAATTGCAGAAGAAATGGGACTAAAAGTTGCCCATGAAGTTTTTGCAGATAGGGCTTACAATCCTGATGGAACCCTTGTTTCACGAAGAAAACCAGGTGCGATAATCCATAATAAAGAGGAGATAGCCGAGAGAGTTATCTCCATGGTAAAGGATGGTGGAGTAAAAGCGATCAATGGAGAATGGGTTGAACTCAAAGCAGATACAATCTGTGTCCATGGGGATAATCCAAAAGCTGTGGAGATAACAGCATACATAAGAAAACGCCTCGAAGAGGAAGGAATTAAAATAGTCGCAATGAAAGAGTTGATACGGTGA
- the pxpB gene encoding 5-oxoprolinase subunit PxpB: MLPKFKPAGDSAIAIIFGNEISEEINKKVHAVAETIEHASPEWLVEVVPTYTSVYVYYDPIRISYSEIAEALKPFLSAEPKKEEKRIVKIPVVYGGDFGPDIEFVAQYNNLTIDEVIEIHSKPLYRVYMLGFLPGFAYLGGMDGRIATPRLEKPRLKVPAGSVGIAGKQTGWYAIESPGGWRLIGRTPLKTFDPHKKPPSIVKAGDYVKFVPITEEEFQEIYKDEWGEER; encoded by the coding sequence ATGCTCCCTAAGTTCAAACCCGCTGGTGATTCAGCGATAGCTATAATCTTTGGTAATGAAATTAGCGAAGAGATAAACAAAAAAGTGCATGCCGTGGCGGAAACAATAGAACATGCTTCCCCAGAATGGCTAGTTGAAGTTGTTCCTACATATACAAGCGTCTATGTGTATTATGATCCTATTAGAATTTCCTACTCTGAGATAGCAGAGGCCCTGAAACCTTTTTTATCAGCCGAGCCTAAGAAAGAAGAAAAAAGAATAGTTAAAATACCCGTTGTCTATGGAGGGGACTTTGGCCCAGACATAGAGTTCGTTGCTCAATACAACAATCTCACCATAGATGAAGTCATAGAGATTCACTCAAAACCACTATATAGAGTCTATATGCTCGGATTTCTCCCTGGATTTGCGTATCTGGGTGGCATGGATGGTAGAATAGCAACGCCTAGACTTGAGAAACCCCGTTTAAAAGTCCCTGCTGGAAGTGTGGGTATAGCTGGGAAACAAACAGGATGGTACGCAATAGAAAGCCCTGGAGGATGGAGACTCATAGGCAGAACTCCCTTAAAAACGTTTGACCCCCATAAAAAACCTCCAAGCATTGTAAAAGCTGGAGATTATGTGAAGTTTGTTCCTATAACCGAAGAGGAATTTCAAGAGATTTACAAAGATGAATGGGGAGAGGAAAGATGA